The Pleurodeles waltl isolate 20211129_DDA chromosome 10, aPleWal1.hap1.20221129, whole genome shotgun sequence sequence TGTTCATACGGACTTAGTTGTGAGGCGCATTTTTGCTAGTCACACGTGCACACTTATTTGGTTTTAATctgggccactgggattatgcatCTGCTATTTTTCTCGAAAAGTAACTTTTGTGGAAAAACAGAAGATCCCATCTGTTGATGGCCATTATTTCTACAGTGAGAACCAGCCACGCCCACCCTAGGCAAGGCACACTGTCTCTGCTGAAGCGGCCATGTCTTAGGTCAAGCTTTCCCATTGGTTCCACATCCGGGCAGACCTTTGAAAATCCTGCTTGTTTTCCTCTGAAGACCCACAGCGGGTTTCTTGTTTGATTACAGTTGTACGGGGACATGCAGGGTTCCGTTCCATTAATCTTAGCCTTTTCAATCTTTCTGTCCGAGAGAACTTACTGCCTTCCTGCGCCACATTTAGTGGTGTTGACTTTTCAGAAAAGCATGCAGCAGGAATCACTTCAGAGCTAAAACTCTCTCCACATATCAACACATAGATAACTAGGCAAGGAAAGCAGTTTCAAATGTTGGCATCACATTTAAATGGGTCAATTAATTCtccagctggcatcagatctgaagCGTGACATGCTTCCTGGCTGCTTTAAGCAGATATATTGTCATTAACGATCACATTTTAGACAAGCTGGCAAATATTTCATTGTAGATCAGATGTTGTTTATTTTCTGAATTGGTGGTGCAGTATTACTCATCAGAAATCTGTCCATATTGTCAACATTCTGTTTTCTGTTCCCACTGTAGCATGGACAAGGACAGCCAGGATGTGCACCAGGAGCTGAATGCGCTGAAGAACAAGTTCCAGGAGATGCGCAGGATGATCGGTGCCATGCCAGGGATCGACTTGAGCCCtgaccagcagcagcaggagcagcgGAACCTGAGGGACCAGGTCCGGACCAAGAATGAACTCCTGCAGAAGTACAAGACACTCTGTATGTTTGAGATCCCTAAGGAGTAGACCATCTCAGTACTCAGCCCTGCAGAACTGAAGCCAGGATGCAGGTCCAACGGGTTTCCTATATTCCTATGGAATGAAAACATAAATACATGGTGTGACATTCAACCGGAggaactttttttgcattttgtttcttgCGTGCCACTGCTATGGTGATTCAGATTAACCTTCAGAGGTGCTCAAGTAGGATATTGGGTACTTGTAGTTTAAATGACAACTGTGCAGTTTTCTTGAGTACCTCCTTGTTTTACTTTGAAGGTACTTCTGCCTCAGACCTAGAGTTCACATTTTATGCATCTAATTTTTTTTATCCCCCATTAATACAATATGTGTTTGTAAATGTAGTtcggtgtactgtgacacagtgggGATGATTTTGTAGGAGGATCATCATTCGCGTGTCCATTTTGAAACAGGTGTTGTTTAGCGTGGATAATCTTGTTTACCATTTGACCCAAGCCTTGTTCAACACTTAGCACACATGGGTGATCATTGTGCTTCAGTTACATTAGTTCGAACTTGCCGTGCTCACGCGATTGTAGCAAGTGACTTGTAATATTTTATTCAGCCTTCAGTATGAAAAAAAGTGACCTTTTCCTGACATATCTTCCATTCATGAAGACCCACCCCAAAATGAAGAGCTCTGTACTCCCTCAGTACTCTGTGCTAGCTGGCGTTACCCGTATTTAGCTTTTTCGAACCACCCAGAAGAGGAGTCTAGCCAGTATTTAAATGTTGGCCAAGCCCCACATGTATGACTGCAGTGCTGTCAAGCCTGGGTCAGCAGAAAACCAGAAACCCCAGGGCCAGCAGAGCATGACAGTAATGATGTAATGATTAGAGTTGAGAAAGATGGCTTCGAAGGAATCCAGGAAAGCCTAGTGAATTTCGTTTGGGTTGGGTAGTTATCTCGCCAATCCAGACACCGACCCCAAATGACTGTGAAAATATATTGCTCAATAAATCTCCTAAATCAGTTGAATTGTTGGGAGTTAGTTCTCATTTTTCCATTTAGGTCCAACACATCCATGGTTATATTGTGGGATTCTTAGTTTTGCAACTCTTTCGTGCCATAAACAAGTCCTGTAACCTCCATGTGTGAAGAGTCTGTTATGGGTCTGCCAGAGAGTTGGTAAGTTTTACAAATCTGTTCTGTTCGGTATACTGATATTAAGCCCACGTGTCTAGTAGCGTACTTCATCATGTGAGTGGCCGTCGATATGgaaaatcaaaattgaaaatcaGATGGCGGCTTTTCGCCGTGACCCACCTTGCCTCATCTGACTGAGGTCCATGTAGTGTGAAATTCCAAACACATCTGCTTGAATATTTTTGAATGCAACCTTTTTATATATGCTATAGCCTCAGTGTTATATAAATTTGCCCAGTAACACATTAAAAGCTACTGTATCTGTGCATTTCAAGATCTTCTTTTGGTTAGGAGCCAGTTCTTAATCTAGGATGATTGCTCTTAATGTGCAGTTGGCCCCTGGCATACTAAACTTAGGTACTACAAAAAGCAAACTTATCTTCTCACTTTATCCAAATAACTGAGGTTTCAGCATTAAAGTtttcattacaaaaacaattttgttGTGGAACTGATGAAACTTGATCAGCCATGTAAAACGAAAAATCTGTATTTGTCAATTACTAAAAATGTGTTAATCGGATTGTCTGCCTACCATAGTAACAACAAACACTATTTTCCTTGTTCCTAAAGATGTGATCAATTAAAGGATCTTACAGTAATTATTTCCAAGGTCATGATTGGACCATTACAATCATGATATTCACGATTCTTAGATTACCAAGCTAAATGGGGGCAACAGCAATAGAGCTTGTTTCAACAAATTATCAGGAAAGGCATATTCGCCTTCAGCAGTGACTAAGTATTGGGCTCCAGAAGGCAGCCATTGCCTGCAGAATAAGGGAAAATGATTCTTGTGTGGTCTATTAGCCCAGCCTGGCAAACTAGGACAACACGTAGAGGAGTGCGTAATCTAGGTTCTTAACATCCTTTAaaaagatgttttaatttcacagTGTATCAAAAGGTGGTACGTTATTGTAATGTAGTTTGAAAAACCTTCAGCCACCAATAAAACGGAGAACTGAGAAAGGCAGAATATATTTTTTCTGTGACTTAGCATGACCTCAAAATCTGTTTCTTTTTTAAGCATGTTACTGTTATTTAGCATATGCTCTTGTATTgacagtgtctttttttttttttttgttttactctgagCTTCATGCTGCATTCCTTAGCATTGTAATAAAAGCTATTACTGTTTCAAACTTAACGGTATTAaatttatcgacctcagaaggataGAAGACGATATGCATTGTTTGGTTTCAAACTTGTGATCTTTAGATCACAGCAGATGTCATTGGTGTGCATTTAAGTCACGGAGACACATAGCTAGCTTTCTGACTTCAAAGAACCTGAATCACTACCTGCGGTGGAAAAGAAGGAGGCTGATTGGCAATGGGTCTCGAGAACATAAAATAATCCAGGGTATGTTTGGCCTAATGGACATCATGTGAGCAAAGGGGCACTGAGTAGACAATAAGGCCTGATGGCAGAGTGGAATAATGAATCTACCACAGTAAATTGATCCCATGATCACAAATTTGAATCTTGGTGAGACCACGCAGCCTTTTATCCTCCTGAAGCCAATAAAAGAAGCGTCATAGAGTTGGATAACAGTGAACACCTGTTgatactgctaagagatcactctgagggtgagtgtgtgtgttgtaatccTATGTCATGTTACGTGGTAGGAAGGTGATTAGTGGGTTGGAGGTATTTTTACATTGGGAACATGCAGGCAAGTGACTAAAGCAGTTAATACGTTTGGTAGAACATCACAGTCTGAAGGTCATACACTGTAGGGGCACTGCAGCAGAACTGGACTTAGCTTAGTTTCCAACAGTACACAGTAAAAATGAGGCATCACAGCTACATGCTCGTTCAAAACAGAGACTTTGGATAAATAAACTACTATATTAAAAGTATTCCACCAGTCTATCGGCATTCAGAACACAACATTataaacagtttagccaatagcttTTGTAAATACAGTTTAACAACAACTGTTCGCTCATGATCTCCCTtatgttgtttttgtgttgtgAACAATGAGTCAGACTGGGAGAGCTCATTGCTCCTCTTTGTcactcaatcaatcagaatttataaagTGCGGCAAGTCACCATTGAGGGTGCTTTGTCGTGCTCTGTTCATTCAAActgccatgtcttgagtcctttcctgaatttacGAAGTGATTCGacgttcctgaggtgcaggggaaggttgttccaagctttggctgcAGGGTGAGAGAAGAAGCGTCCTTCGTTGTTGGGTCGGCGGATCTGCGGGGTGTCTGAGAGTAAGAGCTAGGCGGATcgcaggtgtctggttggttggttggttggttgaatgTCATTCGTTTCTTGATCTATTCTGGTCTTTTGTTGTACAGGGCTTTGTATccgtgggtcaacatcttgaactggcatctcttctggattggcagccagtgtagctttttgaggtgtggggtgatgcgagtccatctggggaggtcaaggatgagtcttgcagctgagttttgtgttgtctgtagtctcttcaggagctgTGCAGTGATTCCTAGGTAAAGGGTGTTACCGTTGTCCaacttgctgctgacgagggcttgagtaatggtccttctggtgttgattgggagccacctgAAAATCCTACGgtgcatgtggagggtgtggaagcaggcggacaaGACTGCCTTTCCTTGTTTGTGCATAGATAACTTTTTGTGCAAGATgatactgaggttgtggatgtggtctgtggggtggggggagggctgagttcagcaggccaccaagtgtTGTTCCATGTCAAGTTGTTGgtcccaaagatgaggatctccgtcttgtccgtgTTAAGCTTGAgatagttgtccttcatccagtcagcagtGTTCATCATACATCTGTTGGAGTTGGctttggtgtttgtgtatgtgttgaagagggtggggctgagggacgatccttgtggcacgctgcagatgatcttcttgggttccaAGTTTCTTCCGGTGAGGTataaggcgatccatttgagggcgtcttCCTGGATTAAAATTTGTTGGAGTCTGTAGATAAAGATGTGGTGGGAGACGGCATCCAAGGAAGCtgacaggtccagaaggatgaaggctgctgttttGCTGCACTCTAGGAGGGCcctgatgttgttggtggctgtgGCCAGGGctttctcagtgctgtggttggctcggaatccagattgagaggggtcaagGAGGTTGTAGTGTTCCAGGTGTCCAGTAAATTGCTGGTTGATTGCCTTGTCATGAACCTGcgccggaaaggggagcagggagatgggctggtagttcttcagATCTTCTGGGTCagcggatggtttcttcaggaggggcctcacttcagcatgtttccagtccttaggGAAGAATGCCGTGGTGATGGAGGCGCTCAGGACTTTGTGATCTCCTTTTACCTCTCCCACTGCAGCACCAGGTACAAATGCAACACCATCTGAGCCCATCAGAGGGCAGTGATGAGAGAGTATAGTAAGTAGGAAATAGTGGGCGTGGCTGCAGTATGTGAAGGAAAAGCTTGGTGATGTTTTGGAAGCTCTAAGGGAAGGCTGTTCTCTTCAGTCCAATGGCCAAAGTGCATTAGAAAAAGCATGGGAATTGTGAgactgtgtgcaaagggggcgggatgagtgagtgtgggggcatggtcaaagacatggctaaaaatacaaaatattctcTAACTGTTTTTGGCCTGTCACtttcaggtaactacatataagATTATGCACAGTGTAAATGAAAATTAAATAGTAGTTACGTTAATCAGTGGGAAATTCCCTATTATACAGTCTGAACCTCAACTGGTTAATGAaacaccagagagccacagaactgggtggtgcagtggagaatagtggcttgtgtatgtttagtgctacacAATCctagtctgtgacagaaagtactgtgaacatgtaagtcattattttaaatggcACTACACAAATTACACACATTATAAGATAGGATGCTACAAAATACACCAAAAGATGCTTCCAAAAATGGTTCTAGTAATACCCGGACTATACGTGGTGcatcttttatttttctatatatctggcttttaaaagcacacacttcacagctttgCTGGCAACTCCCTTATAATACCTGCAAAAAAGAATAAATGTGTCATctggaagcttcaagtgattccaccAATTAAAACTAATCCCGGCTTCCAAgctccctttacatttgcagattaacaatTTGGGTACATGTACATTTCTTTCCGGTAAGCCGGCACTCTGGCAAGAAGGTTCCCtcgagccctcgccatgcactgctaattactccagatatcatCGCACTCGTGACCTCTTTTATAACACCCGTGATAATGTTACTATAacgtttgcagtaaaattattgatgagataactgcatGGCGGGaacgcgagttatagttgccttagagcatgggttatagttacttgaactaactagAACTGTAACAGCGGAATTTCgttagttttgtatgtttaaaatgtgagcttaactatactgtccctgtaacctttgtgggtTTTTTTAAGGGAATATTGCACCCCAAAACGTTATTTAAACACAAGCTAAGAAGAGGGAAAAAGGACTAGCCAGAGTTTGAAAAACGTGAAAGTGGAAGAAATTGAATCAATTATTTCCAAGGATGCTTCTTAACTTTTAGGAATGACTCATTCTTGATGTGGCTAGACGTTTGgttgaataacaaaacaacaatgGGTTCAGGAACAAGGGCTTGTGGTTATATAAAACATTTTCTAAATCAGTAGTGTTTCAGACGGGATTTTGAGTGGAGCTGAAATGACACAGTGGGCAATTTAATGTCCGAACAGCTAAAAGACTCAAATCCCTGAAATCTGTTGCAGTTCTCCAAATGTTACTTTGGAAATTCAATTTGCTAGACCACTTAAACTAGAAGGGTAGCTAATTTTAAGGTGGGGTGTTTAAAGTAGGCTACTTTACCTTTAGAGACAAAGAGACGGGGTAATTTGGAAGTATGTTGTTTCAGCTATCATTAAACATTGGCTTTAACTTCCAAAGTGCTTCGACCTCTTTGTTATTCTGCGTACAGCGGCCCTGGATGTGGGGAGGTAGGCATATCACACTCAACCACCATTGAACATGGTCTTCTAGTCCTCTGATGAACATGGGAACAAGAACTGCTGTTAAACAGACACTTCATATGAAACGCTTCAAGTTTGCAGTATTTTAATGCTGCAGGGTATTTCCTTGATCAGGACTATTGCCCTGCTCTAGCGCTCACAGAGAGAGTaaaggcctgtgcactttctccacccggctgctaaatacagccgggtggagaaatgcaaagtgcgcatgtctgtttggccggccgaacACGGCcgtccaaacagacatgcacagttaTTGTGCACATTAAACTCCCCCCTCCTGCCGTTATCCAGCCCCCTCCAGCTCAGCCCCGCCCCGGCCTATCCCGGCTCCCAGGAAAAAGAAAATTATAACGCTTTGTGAAAGCAGCAGGGGCACGCTCCTCCCCCTTAGCTAAGGAGCCGCCCCAGTATTAGAGAACAGTGACCATTATTAGGTTACATTTGGCACACACATTCTGACTGAGAGGTGGTTTGTATACTTTTGACTGGATCTGCAGAATCCAATTAAGGTAACATGGATGTGtccaacttgtgttttttttttttggggggttcgGCGGGTGGAGAGGCTGTGGGCCCTTAAAGTTGTGTAAGCAATCTGGTGTATACTATATATTTGGACCTTGCAAAGGCATCGGATGCAACTTTGCAAGAAAGGTTTTTCTTTTTACATCAACCAGTGGGAACTAGTTACGGCTTGTGGAAACGGGTAAAACATGGTTGATTTGTGTGCTTCAAAGTGCGTTGAGTGTTTGTGAGGTAACTAACTAGGGTGCGGTGTATATAACTGAGATCCACATTTTCAGTTTTGCGTCGGTGCCAAATAAAAATACTCTTTTACTGTATTCCCTGACATAGGCACAgcccataaaatttacaaaaaaatcagTTTGAAGTTCATACATTTCGGTAATTGTTGAACAATTCAAGGCTTGAGTACAGTGAAAAATACTAAGCAAAATGCAGTAATATTTCAAAGGGGAATGGGAACTTTTGGAAAATGGGTCGACCAGTGGCAGATAACGTGATCATGGTAAGAGGATGTGTTGATCTCCAGTTATAGTTGCAGCTAGACCAAGGGCAGGTTAAATGTGTTGAGCAGATAAAATAACCGGCTCAACAAGACGCACAGACTAGTGCTGTTTAAAAAGTAGAGCTTGTAAGCCTCCCTTTGGATTCCACAGAAATGGTGGCAAGGCCTTTTGTTTAACCACTGTACCAGGTCCTAATTTGGCTACACTTCGAATACCTAAGCTCTGGGTTTTGGGTACCTTAGATCAGTAAGCTGTTGCAAAGCAAATAGGTGTGGATTTAATGTGCTTTTGTGTGCAGAGTAAGGACATGAAAGCCTGACCAAACACAAAAGCCGGACTGTATTGAAGGCTCCTCTGCTGCAGTCCTGTTTTTGTTTCTATTTTGAATAAGGGTTTGTTGGCAAGGGAGCGCTCATTATTGCCCTTAAGGTTCTGTGTCAGAGAACGATTAAAGGACTACAATGAAGGCCCCCTTGCCACCTGAGCTTCTTTAGAAGGTAAGAAACTCCAGTATCGCCTACCTTTACTTTTTATGATACAGCcctcatttgttttttatttactgttcACAGATTGTGGACGATAATCTTTGACCAGTAAATAGAAAATCAACATTGGCAAAGCCTGTAGGTCTTGTCTAtttcagtgtgttttagccatattgttcACCGACGAGGCTGCTCTActgtatggctaaaagttagtggcgtagggtagaatggcgtggagtgtcgtagagtagaatggtgaagagtggagtggcagagtgtgttgtgtattggagtggcatagtctgGAGTAACATAGAGTACAgtagcattgaattcagcagcatacagtCCAGTTGCCTAGATTAGAGTGGTGCGTAGTAGAGTGCTGTGGAttggcataaagttgagtgatgcagagggcagtagtgcagagtagtcaAGTGGCGTAGGGTGCTGTGGTGTAGAATGGCACATAGAGTATagtgctatagaatgtaatggtgtggagcggagtagtgtagagtggagttgcacaaagtgaagtggtatagagtttagtggcagggtgcagtgtgcagaatagagtggtgtagagtacagtgatgcagagtgcagtgaccgTGCATTGATGCAGAGTGCAGCGttaggagtagagtggcatagatgggAATGCCGCAGAGTGGACTAAAGAGGTATAGAGTGAAGTTGCCTAGAGCggggtggtgcagggtagaatgcagttgtgtagagtgattTAGATTGTAATGGTGTAAAGTGATTCAGAGTCCagttgcataaagtgcagtggtgcagaatagatcagagtggcgtacagtgcagttgcataaagtgcagtggtgcagaatagatcagagtggcgtacagtgcaggggcataaagttgagtgttacagagtaaagtgcattggcattgagtacagtggtgtatagtgcagtgttgcagagtggagttgtccAGAGTGGTGTGGGCTGGCTGGACAGGAGtgtggtaaagtgcagtggtgaagagtgcattggcatagagtggtacagggtagagtagaggtgCGTGGCATGAAGtgacagtgcagtggtttagagtggagtggtgcagagtgcagtgac is a genomic window containing:
- the MED9 gene encoding mediator of RNA polymerase II transcription subunit 9: MATPPGVPAQAARPSEGPGEEEEEEDEEEEEEYSFLPLVHEIIKCMDKDSQDVHQELNALKNKFQEMRRMIGAMPGIDLSPDQQQQEQRNLRDQVRTKNELLQKYKTLCMFEIPKE